The following coding sequences lie in one Apium graveolens cultivar Ventura chromosome 1, ASM990537v1, whole genome shotgun sequence genomic window:
- the LOC141677214 gene encoding uncharacterized protein LOC141677214 — MSVATTSATVPTEVLALPSPSESVPQASARTFNLKMKDTVQNLDVIAGKLSINNVEAKVLTNSGATRSFISESFAGRINCDKKDMNEVMSIVISNQEKVPVIQFCPECEIDISGHKFPVDLILFKLGEFNIILGMDWLRKNSAQIDCSLKEFI; from the coding sequence ATGAGTGTAGCTACGACCAGTGCAACTGTACCGACTGAGGTATTGGCTTTACCTTCACCGTCTGAATCAGTTCCGCAAGCATCAGCACGGACTTttaatttgaaaatgaaggacaCTGTTCAGAACTTAGATGTGATCGCAGGTAAGCTCTCTATAAACAATgttgaagctaaagtattgaCTAATTCAGGAGCTACAAGATCTTTTATATCCGAATCTTTTGCTGGTAGAATAAATTGTGATAAGAAGGATATGAATGAGGTAATGAGTATAGTAATTTCTAATCAAGAAAAGGTACCTGTAATTCAGTTTTGTCCAgagtgtgagattgatatctccGGGCATAAGTTTCCAGTCGATTTGATCCTCTTCAAGCTAGGAGAGTTtaatataatcttaggaatggattggttaagAAAGAATAGTGCTCAAATAGATTGTAGTCTAAAAGAGTTTATTTAA